The following proteins are encoded in a genomic region of Streptomyces sp. NBC_01723:
- a CDS encoding cation:dicarboxylate symporter family transporter has product MTSKAATAPAAPKAKRDRTHYLYIAVIIAVALGIAVGLIAPDFATELKPLGTGFVNLIKMMISPIIFCTIVLGIGSVRKAAKVGAVGGIALVYFLVMSLVALAIGLIVGNILDPGTGLAVTDAVKETGQAQVDAEAKGTVDFLMGIIPTTIVSAFTAGEVLQTLLIALLCGFALQAMGSAGQPVLRGIEHIQRLVFRVLAMIMWAAPVGAFGAIAAVTGSAGVEALKSLAVLMLGFYVTCFLFLFLVLGAMLRLVAGVNVLTLFKYLGREFLLILSTSSSESALPRLIAKMEHLGVSKPVVGITVPTGYSFNLDGTMIYMTMASLFIADAMGTPMSIGEQIPLLLFLLVASKGAAGVSGAGLATLAGGLSSHKPALVDGIGLIVGIDRFMSEARALTNFGGNAVATVLIGTWTKEIDKERVNEVLAGRAPFDEKTLLDDHGADDADDAPDLPEQGGEKELARA; this is encoded by the coding sequence GTGACCAGCAAAGCCGCTACGGCACCTGCCGCACCCAAAGCCAAGCGAGACCGCACGCACTATCTCTACATCGCGGTGATCATCGCGGTCGCCCTCGGTATCGCGGTGGGTCTGATCGCTCCGGACTTCGCCACCGAGCTGAAGCCCCTGGGCACCGGCTTCGTGAACCTGATCAAGATGATGATCTCGCCGATCATCTTCTGCACGATCGTGCTGGGCATCGGATCGGTGCGCAAGGCCGCCAAGGTCGGCGCGGTCGGCGGGATCGCGCTGGTCTACTTCCTGGTGATGTCGCTGGTGGCGCTCGCCATCGGCCTGATCGTCGGCAACATCCTGGACCCGGGCACGGGCCTCGCGGTCACCGACGCCGTCAAGGAGACCGGCCAGGCGCAGGTCGACGCGGAGGCCAAGGGCACCGTCGACTTCCTGATGGGCATCATCCCGACGACCATCGTCTCCGCGTTCACCGCCGGCGAGGTCCTCCAGACCCTGCTGATCGCCCTGCTGTGCGGCTTCGCCCTGCAGGCCATGGGGTCCGCCGGGCAGCCCGTCCTGCGCGGCATCGAGCACATCCAGCGGCTGGTCTTCCGCGTCCTGGCCATGATCATGTGGGCCGCCCCGGTCGGCGCCTTCGGTGCCATCGCGGCCGTCACCGGATCGGCCGGCGTCGAAGCGCTGAAGAGCCTGGCCGTGCTGATGCTCGGCTTCTACGTGACCTGCTTCCTCTTCCTCTTCCTCGTGCTGGGCGCGATGCTGCGCCTGGTCGCCGGGGTGAACGTCCTTACGCTCTTCAAGTACCTGGGCCGCGAGTTCCTGCTGATCCTGTCCACGTCCTCGTCGGAGTCGGCGCTGCCGCGCCTGATCGCCAAGATGGAGCACCTGGGCGTCAGCAAGCCGGTGGTCGGCATCACCGTCCCGACCGGCTACTCCTTCAACCTCGACGGCACCATGATCTACATGACCATGGCCTCGCTGTTCATCGCCGACGCCATGGGTACGCCGATGTCCATCGGCGAGCAGATCCCGCTGCTGCTCTTCCTGCTGGTGGCCTCCAAGGGCGCCGCCGGTGTCTCGGGCGCCGGTCTCGCCACGCTGGCCGGCGGCCTCTCCTCGCACAAGCCCGCCCTGGTGGACGGCATCGGCCTGATCGTCGGCATCGACCGCTTCATGAGCGAGGCCCGTGCCCTGACCAACTTCGGCGGCAACGCGGTGGCCACGGTCCTGATCGGCACCTGGACCAAGGAGATCGACAAGGAGCGGGTGAACGAGGTGCTCGCCGGCCGGGCCCCCTTCGACGAGAAGACCCTGCTGGACGACCACGGCGCCGACGACGCCGACGACGCACCCGACCTGCCCGAGCAGGGCGGCGAGAAGGAGCTGGCGCGGGCCTGA
- a CDS encoding MerR family transcriptional regulator, which produces MRIGELAARAGTTTRTLRYYESRGLLPARRTGNGYRTYDEDDLRLLRQIRTLQDFGFDLEETRPFVECLRAGHPEGDSCPASLVVYRRKLAQLDSLIEELTSVRAQVGAQLARAEAAVPGGPEPRCELGGHA; this is translated from the coding sequence ATGCGAATCGGCGAGCTGGCCGCACGGGCCGGGACCACGACGCGGACGCTGCGGTACTACGAGTCGCGGGGGCTGCTGCCCGCGCGGCGCACCGGCAACGGTTACCGGACGTACGACGAGGACGACCTGAGGCTGCTGCGGCAGATCAGGACGCTCCAGGACTTCGGGTTCGACCTGGAGGAGACCCGCCCGTTCGTGGAGTGCCTGCGCGCCGGGCACCCCGAGGGAGACTCGTGCCCGGCGTCCCTCGTGGTCTACCGGCGCAAGCTGGCGCAGCTGGACTCGCTGATCGAGGAGCTCACGTCGGTGCGGGCGCAGGTGGGCGCGCAGCTGGCGCGGGCCGAGGCGGCGGTTCCGGGGGGTCCGGAGCCCAGGTGCGAACTGGGAGGACACGCATGA
- a CDS encoding thioredoxin family protein, giving the protein MPEVTDAEFGSEVLGSELPVLVEFTADWCPPCRQMAPVLSALAEEEGDRLRVVQLNVDRNPATTNAYKVLSMPTFMVFRGGEPVKSMVGSRPKRRLLAELADVI; this is encoded by the coding sequence GTGCCCGAGGTGACGGACGCGGAGTTCGGCAGCGAGGTGCTGGGCAGTGAGCTGCCCGTGCTGGTGGAGTTCACCGCGGACTGGTGCCCGCCGTGCCGGCAGATGGCGCCGGTGCTCAGCGCCCTGGCCGAGGAGGAGGGCGACCGGCTGCGCGTGGTGCAGCTGAACGTGGACCGGAATCCGGCGACGACGAACGCGTACAAGGTGCTGTCGATGCCGACCTTCATGGTGTTCCGCGGGGGTGAGCCGGTGAAGTCGATGGTGGGCTCGCGGCCCAAGCGGCGGCTGCTGGCGGAGCTGGCCGACGTGATCTGA
- a CDS encoding 5'-methylthioadenosine/S-adenosylhomocysteine nucleosidase yields the protein MTMPDIQPTALVLTALPLEYAAVRAHAEEREELVHRDGTRVERGRLPGTPWHVALAELGMGAEQAAALTTQLINWLRPEAVFFVGVAGSLKDDVEIGDVVVGTQVYEIHGGKQTPEGFLVRPKALPGSHALEQAARSAVRDMPDVRAHFMPIATGDVVLADAESEIARFIRGNYNDAGAIEMEGSGALRAAHLNGQLPALVVRGISDRADAGKHRADASGSQQRAAAQAAAVTTAVLHKHRPREASSPGASDSEEGPQRRGDGTATYGGDHIDFRGGTFHGPVTGSQG from the coding sequence ATGACTATGCCGGACATCCAGCCCACCGCTCTGGTGCTGACCGCACTCCCCCTCGAATACGCCGCCGTCCGCGCGCACGCCGAGGAGCGGGAGGAACTGGTGCACCGGGACGGGACCCGCGTCGAACGGGGACGGCTGCCGGGCACCCCCTGGCACGTCGCCCTCGCCGAACTGGGCATGGGCGCCGAGCAGGCCGCCGCACTCACCACCCAGCTCATCAACTGGCTGCGCCCCGAGGCCGTGTTCTTCGTCGGAGTCGCCGGCAGCCTCAAGGACGACGTCGAGATCGGCGACGTCGTCGTGGGCACGCAGGTGTACGAGATCCACGGGGGCAAGCAGACGCCGGAGGGTTTCCTGGTCCGGCCGAAGGCACTGCCGGGCTCGCACGCGCTGGAGCAGGCGGCCCGTTCCGCCGTACGGGACATGCCCGACGTGCGGGCCCACTTCATGCCGATCGCCACGGGCGACGTCGTCCTGGCGGACGCGGAGTCCGAGATCGCCCGGTTCATCCGCGGGAACTACAACGACGCGGGCGCGATCGAGATGGAGGGCTCCGGGGCGCTCCGGGCGGCCCACCTGAACGGCCAGTTGCCCGCCCTGGTGGTCCGGGGCATCAGCGACCGGGCCGACGCCGGCAAGCACAGGGCCGACGCCTCGGGTTCGCAGCAGCGCGCCGCCGCGCAGGCCGCGGCGGTGACGACGGCGGTCCTGCACAAGCACCGGCCCCGCGAGGCTTCCTCCCCCGGCGCCTCCGACTCCGAGGAGGGTCCCCAACGACGCGGCGACGGCACGGCGACGTACGGCGGAGACCACATCGACTTCCGGGGCGGCACCTTTCACGGGCCCGTCACCGGCAGCCAGGGGTAG
- a CDS encoding HelD family protein — MSNTEFPDDELRHEQEFIDGLYARVDALRGDTEVSVTDALAQGNTPQQARLERDILVAERSGLLAALNAVDGSLCFGRIDLASGDVHHIGRIGLRTDDAERTPVLIDWRADVARPFYLATGHTPMGLRRRRHLATEGRRVAALHDEILDLGDETRTGHEDPSGDAVLLAALNSARTGRMGDIVQTIQADQDRIIRAPHRGVLVVEGGPGTGKTAVALHRAAYLLYEHRELLAKRAVLVVGPNPAFLGYIGEVLPSLGETGVLLSTVGELYPGVRATATDTPQAAAVKGRADMADVLAEVVRDRQALPDPVIAIEHDREILMLDDDLVNVARERTRAARLPHNAAREHFEGHILNTLTDMVAERIGTDPYDGSNLLDPSDITQIRDELAENPEVWSAVDQLWPRLTPRRLVADFLAGPEPFLSAEDAAAVRRPVTRHWTVADVPLLDEAAELLGVDDRVARSRAERERAEQIAYAQGVLDVSYASRTYEFEDKHEDDAEVLSAHDIIDAERFAERQEEDDHRSAAERAAADRTWAFGHIIVDEAQELSPMAWRLLMRRCPTRSMTLVGDPAQTAEAAGVGSWSKILAPYVEDRWEHTRLGVNYRTPAEIMDVAAAVVRAEDPAFAPPSSVRSTGVRPWVRATGDLPAAVAEAVRELTPEEGRLAVIAPRELHRVLAARLDGVTPGAEPDLTRTVVLLDPRQSKGLEFDSVLVVEPGRYGTSDLYVALTRATQRLGVLHTGPLPKGLVDAAG; from the coding sequence TTGTCAAACACCGAATTTCCGGACGATGAATTGCGGCACGAGCAGGAATTCATCGACGGACTCTACGCGCGCGTGGACGCGCTGCGCGGCGACACCGAGGTCTCGGTCACGGACGCACTCGCGCAGGGCAACACCCCCCAGCAGGCCAGGCTGGAGCGGGACATCCTGGTGGCCGAGCGCTCCGGGCTGCTCGCCGCGCTCAACGCGGTGGACGGATCCCTCTGCTTCGGCCGGATCGACCTCGCCTCCGGGGACGTCCACCACATCGGCCGTATCGGGCTCCGCACCGACGACGCCGAACGCACCCCGGTCCTGATCGACTGGCGGGCCGACGTCGCCCGCCCCTTCTACCTGGCGACCGGCCACACTCCGATGGGCCTGCGCCGCCGCCGGCACCTCGCCACCGAGGGCCGCCGCGTCGCCGCCCTGCACGACGAGATCCTGGACCTCGGCGACGAGACGCGGACCGGTCACGAGGACCCGTCCGGCGACGCCGTGCTGCTCGCGGCGCTGAACTCCGCGCGCACCGGCCGCATGGGCGACATCGTGCAGACCATCCAGGCCGACCAGGACCGCATCATCCGTGCCCCGCACCGGGGCGTGCTGGTCGTCGAGGGCGGCCCCGGCACCGGCAAGACCGCCGTCGCCCTGCACCGGGCGGCCTACCTGCTCTACGAGCACCGCGAACTGCTCGCCAAGCGCGCCGTCCTCGTCGTCGGCCCCAACCCCGCCTTCCTCGGCTACATCGGCGAGGTGCTGCCCTCCCTGGGCGAGACCGGCGTCCTGCTGTCGACGGTCGGCGAGCTGTACCCGGGCGTGCGGGCCACGGCGACGGACACCCCTCAGGCGGCGGCGGTGAAGGGCCGCGCGGACATGGCCGACGTGCTCGCCGAGGTGGTCCGGGACCGGCAGGCGCTGCCCGACCCGGTGATCGCGATCGAGCACGACCGCGAGATCCTGATGCTCGACGACGACCTGGTGAACGTCGCCCGTGAGCGCACCCGCGCCGCGCGGCTGCCGCACAACGCGGCCCGCGAGCACTTCGAGGGCCACATCCTCAACACCCTCACCGACATGGTCGCCGAACGCATCGGCACCGACCCCTACGACGGCTCCAACCTCCTCGACCCCAGCGACATCACCCAGATCCGCGACGAACTCGCCGAGAACCCCGAGGTCTGGTCCGCCGTCGACCAGCTGTGGCCGCGCCTGACCCCGCGCCGCCTGGTCGCCGACTTCCTCGCCGGTCCCGAGCCGTTCCTGTCCGCCGAGGACGCGGCCGCCGTCCGCCGCCCGGTCACCCGGCACTGGACCGTCGCCGACGTGCCGCTGCTGGACGAGGCCGCGGAACTGCTCGGCGTGGACGACCGGGTGGCCCGCTCCCGCGCCGAGCGCGAGCGGGCGGAGCAGATCGCCTACGCGCAGGGCGTGCTGGACGTGTCGTACGCGTCCCGGACCTACGAGTTCGAGGACAAGCACGAGGACGACGCCGAGGTCCTGTCCGCGCACGACATCATCGACGCCGAACGGTTCGCCGAGCGCCAGGAGGAGGACGACCACCGCAGCGCCGCCGAACGCGCGGCGGCCGACCGCACCTGGGCGTTCGGGCACATCATCGTCGACGAGGCGCAGGAACTGTCGCCGATGGCGTGGCGGCTGCTGATGCGCCGCTGCCCGACCCGCTCGATGACCCTGGTCGGCGACCCGGCGCAGACCGCGGAGGCGGCCGGGGTCGGTTCCTGGTCGAAGATCCTCGCCCCCTACGTCGAGGACCGCTGGGAGCACACCCGGCTGGGCGTCAACTACCGCACCCCGGCCGAGATCATGGACGTGGCGGCGGCCGTCGTCCGGGCCGAGGACCCGGCGTTCGCGCCGCCGAGTTCGGTGCGCTCCACGGGCGTACGCCCCTGGGTCCGCGCCACCGGAGACCTCCCGGCAGCCGTCGCCGAGGCCGTCCGGGAGCTGACCCCCGAGGAGGGGCGCCTCGCCGTCATCGCCCCGCGCGAGCTGCACCGGGTCCTGGCCGCCCGGCTGGACGGCGTGACGCCGGGCGCCGAGCCGGACCTGACGCGGACGGTCGTCCTGCTCGACCCGCGCCAGTCCAAGGGCCTGGAGTTCGACTCCGTCCTCGTCGTCGAGCCGGGCCGCTACGGCACCAGCGACCTCTACGTGGCCCTCACCCGCGCCACCCAGCGGCTCGGCGTCCTGCACACCGGGCCGCTGCCGAAGGGGCTGGTGGACGCGGCCGGCTAG
- a CDS encoding tetratricopeptide repeat protein codes for MLIFAVTGMGGVGKTALAVEAAHRARARGWFPGGTLFVDLRGYDETPVTADQAVLALLDALGVRDGELPPTTDRQYDAYRALLVERRDRMLLILDNASDPAQYLPLLPGTDHHRVLITSRDRPDALPLRVIDLEKLDPDESVALVARALHDTDERDERPVREPGALRELADLCGHLPLALQIAAGVLRRRRHRDIASLVTEIREAGDATAVLDHGSPGTDLFGRPLALRPVLETSYRRLPPDQARLLRLLCLAPEADTSTRAITALADLDTESVLSLLEHLAARHLVIPVGNNNGTTCDIRWRLHDLVRGFGAGVVAADARLREEGDAARDRVLAFYLRWANAADDRLRWLPGAAEPEWFDDREQALAWMDSERASLVAIVGWGWEERFAHGTLRLAPCLGEYLAWRRYFDDWITVAETARESARLVGNGLGEAIAWDHLGLALRRAGRDVEAIEAHNSARDLYRAAGDLRGEAIAWNNCGLALQQAGRAEEAIEAHIRARDLHQAAENPHSEAIAWNNLGNALDETGRAEEAIEAHIRARDLHQATGDRHGEGMAWNNLGLALRKVGRLDEAIEACEKDLEICREFEDWYGEGQTLLNLALAHEAAHRLVEARAAYLQASDAYTRANALTEAAQVRARASRNPHSQEH; via the coding sequence GTGCTCATCTTCGCCGTCACGGGGATGGGCGGCGTCGGCAAGACCGCTCTGGCGGTGGAGGCCGCGCACCGGGCCCGCGCGCGGGGCTGGTTCCCGGGCGGGACGCTCTTCGTTGACCTGCGCGGGTACGACGAGACCCCGGTCACCGCGGATCAGGCGGTACTGGCGCTGCTCGACGCGCTCGGCGTACGGGACGGGGAGCTGCCCCCGACGACGGACCGCCAGTACGACGCGTACCGCGCGCTGCTCGTCGAACGACGGGACCGGATGCTGCTGATCCTGGACAATGCCTCGGATCCCGCCCAGTACCTTCCGCTGCTGCCCGGCACGGACCATCACCGGGTGCTCATCACCTCCCGGGACCGTCCAGACGCCCTTCCGCTACGCGTGATCGACCTGGAGAAACTCGATCCGGACGAATCCGTCGCCCTCGTGGCCCGCGCTCTGCACGACACGGACGAACGGGACGAACGTCCGGTGCGTGAGCCCGGCGCCTTGCGTGAACTGGCGGATCTGTGCGGCCACTTGCCGCTGGCCCTCCAAATCGCGGCGGGGGTGCTGCGTCGGCGTCGCCATCGGGACATCGCGTCTCTGGTGACCGAGATTCGGGAGGCCGGGGACGCGACGGCCGTCCTCGACCACGGCAGCCCCGGAACCGACCTCTTTGGACGCCCGCTCGCCCTACGGCCCGTGCTGGAGACCTCCTATCGCCGCTTGCCACCCGATCAGGCCCGGCTGTTGCGCCTGCTGTGCCTCGCGCCGGAGGCGGATACCAGCACGCGGGCGATCACTGCCCTTGCCGACCTCGACACCGAGAGCGTGCTGTCACTGTTGGAGCACCTGGCAGCCAGACATCTCGTCATCCCGGTGGGCAACAACAACGGGACGACCTGCGACATACGCTGGCGGTTGCACGACCTGGTGCGTGGATTCGGCGCAGGTGTGGTGGCGGCGGACGCGAGGTTGCGCGAGGAGGGTGACGCGGCGCGGGATCGGGTGCTGGCGTTCTACCTGCGGTGGGCGAATGCAGCTGATGACCGGTTGCGGTGGCTGCCGGGAGCGGCGGAGCCGGAGTGGTTCGACGACCGGGAACAGGCATTGGCATGGATGGACTCGGAGCGAGCGAGTCTGGTCGCGATCGTGGGATGGGGGTGGGAGGAGCGGTTCGCGCACGGAACTCTGCGGCTGGCACCGTGCCTCGGGGAGTACCTCGCCTGGCGGCGATACTTCGACGACTGGATCACCGTCGCGGAAACCGCGCGGGAGTCCGCGCGCCTCGTCGGAAACGGGTTGGGCGAGGCCATCGCGTGGGACCACCTGGGGCTCGCCCTGCGGCGGGCGGGCCGCGACGTGGAAGCGATCGAGGCCCACAACAGCGCCCGCGACCTGTACCGGGCTGCCGGAGACCTCCGGGGCGAGGCCATCGCGTGGAACAACTGTGGGCTCGCACTTCAGCAGGCGGGCAGGGCGGAGGAGGCGATCGAGGCCCACATCCGCGCCCGCGACCTGCACCAAGCCGCTGAGAATCCCCACAGCGAGGCCATCGCGTGGAACAACCTCGGCAATGCCCTGGACGAGACGGGGCGAGCGGAGGAGGCGATCGAAGCCCACATCCGCGCCCGCGACCTGCACCAAGCCACCGGGGATCGCCATGGCGAGGGTATGGCGTGGAACAACCTCGGCCTCGCCCTGCGCAAGGTGGGCCGGTTGGACGAGGCGATCGAGGCATGCGAGAAGGATCTCGAGATCTGCCGAGAGTTCGAGGACTGGTACGGCGAGGGGCAGACCCTTCTCAACCTTGCCCTCGCTCACGAGGCGGCCCACCGCCTCGTCGAGGCCCGCGCCGCCTACCTCCAGGCCTCAGACGCCTACACCCGCGCCAACGCCCTCACCGAAGCAGCCCAAGTCCGCGCTCGGGCTTCGCGGAATCCCCACTCGCAGGAGCATTGA
- a CDS encoding response regulator produces the protein MTEEQPIRVLVVEDDPVAADAHVMYVGRVPGFVAVGKAHTGAEARRLLDRTPVDLLLLDLHLPDVHGLQLARSLRAAGHHTDVIAVTSARDLTVVREGVSLGVVQYVLKPFTFATLRDRLVRYAEFRGTAGEASGQDEVDRALATLRAPGPAALPKGLSGPTLERVTGALRGSQEGLTAAGVAEAVGISRITARRYLEHLVDAGRAGRSPQYGQVGRPELVYRWARGR, from the coding sequence ATGACCGAGGAGCAGCCCATCCGGGTCCTGGTCGTCGAGGACGACCCGGTCGCCGCCGACGCGCACGTGATGTACGTCGGCCGGGTCCCCGGGTTCGTCGCCGTCGGCAAGGCGCACACCGGGGCGGAGGCGCGGCGCCTGCTGGACCGTACGCCGGTGGACCTGCTCCTGCTGGACCTGCACCTGCCGGACGTGCACGGGCTGCAGCTGGCCCGTTCGCTGCGGGCGGCCGGACATCACACCGACGTGATAGCGGTGACGTCGGCGCGGGACCTGACGGTCGTGCGGGAGGGCGTGTCGCTGGGCGTCGTCCAGTACGTGCTGAAGCCGTTCACCTTCGCCACCCTGCGGGACCGGCTCGTCCGGTACGCGGAGTTCCGCGGCACGGCCGGCGAGGCGAGCGGCCAGGACGAGGTCGACCGCGCCCTGGCGACCCTCCGCGCCCCCGGCCCGGCCGCCCTGCCGAAGGGCCTGAGCGGACCGACCCTGGAACGCGTCACGGGCGCCCTGCGCGGCTCTCAGGAGGGCCTGACGGCGGCCGGGGTCGCGGAGGCGGTGGGCATCTCCCGGATCACGGCCCGGCGTTACCTGGAACACCTGGTGGACGCGGGGCGGGCGGGGCGGAGCCCGCAGTACGGCCAGGTGGGGCGACCGGAGTTGGTCTATCGGTGGGCACGGGGCCGGTAG
- a CDS encoding sensor histidine kinase, with protein MHLHVPRPRSLAGQLFAMQAVLIAVVVVGYALFSWISDRGQAQDAAGRQARAVSLAIADSPSVVAAIGTPDPTARLQPYAVRVMRDTDVDFVTIMDPYGIRWTHPDPAQIGHPFQGHIERAQRGETFTETYTGTLGPSVRAVTPVLDGDRVVGLVSAGIKVEEISKRAQEQLTALTGVAAGALLLGAVGTYVINARLRRHTHGMNADELSRMHDYHQAALHAVREGLLMLDGQHRVALINDGGRELLGVTGDVVGASVADLGLPAQLTGALLASEPRVDEVHLAAERVLVVNTSPVSGGERRGTVVTLRDVTELQSLTGELDSERGFTQALRSQAHEAANRLHTVVSLIELGRAEEAVEFATAELELAQALTDQVVAAVGEPVLAALLLGKTAQANERGVELVVSRESRLDDGLLPPSLPARDLVTILGNLVDNAVDAAQGAVPSRVTVAAYTEPAGDGSELVMRVSDTGAGVHPAHADLVFQRGFSTKPSGEGGRGLGLALVRQAVRRHGGTLTVTEAEGGGARFEARLPLGDAWGGTATPATVAGRPDSGGSA; from the coding sequence ATGCACCTCCACGTCCCGAGACCCCGAAGCCTGGCCGGGCAGCTCTTCGCCATGCAGGCCGTACTGATAGCGGTCGTCGTGGTCGGGTACGCGCTGTTCAGCTGGATCAGCGACCGGGGGCAGGCACAGGACGCGGCCGGGCGGCAGGCCAGGGCGGTGTCGCTGGCCATCGCGGACTCGCCGTCCGTGGTGGCGGCGATCGGCACGCCGGATCCGACGGCGCGGCTCCAGCCGTACGCGGTGCGGGTCATGCGGGACACCGACGTGGACTTCGTGACGATCATGGATCCGTACGGCATCCGCTGGACCCATCCCGACCCGGCGCAAATCGGCCACCCCTTCCAGGGGCACATCGAGCGCGCGCAGCGGGGCGAGACCTTCACGGAGACCTACACGGGCACGCTCGGGCCCTCGGTGCGGGCGGTCACGCCGGTCCTGGACGGGGACCGGGTGGTCGGACTGGTCAGTGCCGGGATCAAGGTCGAGGAGATCAGCAAGCGGGCGCAGGAGCAGCTCACCGCCCTGACGGGGGTGGCGGCCGGGGCGCTGCTGCTCGGCGCGGTCGGCACGTACGTGATCAACGCCCGGCTGCGCCGGCACACGCACGGCATGAACGCGGACGAGCTGAGCCGGATGCACGACTACCATCAGGCCGCGCTGCACGCGGTGCGCGAGGGGCTGCTGATGCTGGACGGGCAGCACCGGGTCGCGCTGATCAACGACGGTGGACGGGAGCTGCTGGGCGTGACCGGTGACGTGGTGGGCGCCTCGGTGGCGGACCTCGGGCTGCCGGCGCAGCTGACGGGGGCGCTGCTGGCGTCGGAGCCCCGAGTGGACGAGGTGCACCTGGCGGCCGAGCGGGTGCTGGTCGTCAACACCTCGCCGGTCTCCGGCGGTGAGCGGCGGGGCACGGTGGTGACGCTGCGGGACGTGACCGAGCTGCAGTCGCTGACGGGCGAGCTGGACTCCGAGCGCGGGTTCACGCAGGCGCTGCGCTCGCAGGCGCACGAGGCCGCGAACCGGCTGCACACGGTCGTCTCGCTGATCGAGCTGGGGCGCGCGGAGGAGGCCGTGGAGTTCGCGACGGCCGAGCTGGAGCTGGCGCAGGCGCTCACCGACCAGGTGGTGGCGGCGGTCGGCGAGCCGGTGCTGGCGGCGCTGCTGCTGGGCAAGACGGCGCAGGCGAACGAGCGGGGAGTGGAGCTGGTGGTGTCGCGGGAGAGCCGGCTGGACGACGGTCTGCTGCCGCCGTCGCTGCCCGCCAGGGACCTGGTGACGATCCTGGGCAACCTGGTGGACAACGCGGTGGACGCGGCGCAGGGCGCGGTGCCCTCGCGGGTGACGGTGGCGGCGTACACCGAGCCGGCGGGGGACGGTTCCGAGCTGGTGATGCGGGTGTCGGACACGGGGGCCGGGGTCCATCCCGCCCATGCCGACCTGGTCTTCCAGCGGGGCTTCTCCACGAAGCCGTCCGGTGAGGGCGGCCGGGGCCTGGGCCTGGCTCTGGTGCGCCAGGCGGTACGACGGCACGGCGGCACCCTCACGGTCACGGAGGCCGAGGGCGGCGGCGCCCGCTTCGAGGCGCGGCTGCCGCTGGGCGATGCCTGGGGCGGCACGGCGACGCCGGCCACCGTGGCGGGCAGACCGGACTCGGGAGGCTCCGCATGA